In one Umezawaea sp. Da 62-37 genomic region, the following are encoded:
- a CDS encoding lytic polysaccharide monooxygenase yields MRFKRIVALGAAVIGVAGFTTIVMPSGTALAHGSMTFPQSRTYSCYQDGQAGSGGGDLNPTNPACVQAVAIGGKQPLWDWFGNLISQAAGKHREIIPDGHLCGPTTKYDAYNLARGDWPSTTLQANSTITMKYNAWAPHPGTWDQYVTKDGFDVNQPLKWSDLDQTPFNSVTNPALASGEYSWSARLPNKTGRHVIYSIWQRSDSPEAFYSCSDVVFSGGGSGGDTQAPTAPGTPTATATANSVALTWSASTDNVGVAGYDVYREAGATDVLVASPTTASATVTGLTGSTAYAFYVKARDASGNTSAASSPVSVTTSPGSTPGGACTVAYTTPSVWSGGFTGNVVVKNTSTSALNPWSLVWDVPSGQSITSAWSADVVVASGKATAKGVSWNTSIPAGGSVTFGFNGSASGTPAIPSTFALNGATCGSA; encoded by the coding sequence TTGCGGTTCAAGCGAATAGTCGCGTTGGGCGCGGCAGTGATCGGCGTCGCCGGATTCACGACGATCGTCATGCCGAGCGGTACAGCTCTCGCCCACGGCTCGATGACCTTCCCGCAGAGCAGGACCTACAGCTGCTACCAGGACGGTCAGGCGGGCAGCGGGGGAGGGGACCTCAACCCCACCAACCCCGCGTGCGTCCAGGCGGTCGCGATCGGTGGCAAGCAACCGCTGTGGGACTGGTTCGGCAACCTGATCAGCCAGGCGGCGGGCAAGCACCGGGAGATCATCCCGGACGGCCACCTGTGCGGGCCGACGACCAAGTACGACGCGTACAACCTCGCGCGCGGCGACTGGCCGTCCACCACGCTCCAGGCGAACTCGACGATCACCATGAAGTACAACGCCTGGGCCCCGCACCCCGGAACCTGGGACCAGTACGTCACCAAGGACGGCTTCGACGTCAACCAGCCGCTCAAGTGGTCGGACCTGGACCAGACGCCGTTCAACTCGGTCACCAACCCGGCGCTGGCCAGCGGTGAGTACAGCTGGAGCGCGCGCCTGCCCAACAAGACCGGCAGGCACGTCATCTACTCCATCTGGCAGCGCTCCGACAGCCCGGAGGCGTTCTACAGCTGCTCGGACGTCGTGTTCTCCGGCGGGGGCAGCGGCGGTGACACCCAGGCGCCGACCGCGCCCGGCACCCCGACGGCCACGGCCACCGCGAACTCGGTCGCGCTGACCTGGTCGGCGTCCACCGACAACGTCGGTGTCGCCGGGTACGACGTCTACCGCGAGGCCGGTGCGACCGACGTGCTGGTCGCCTCGCCCACGACCGCTTCGGCGACCGTGACGGGGCTGACGGGCTCGACGGCGTACGCGTTCTACGTGAAGGCGAGGGACGCGTCGGGCAACACCTCCGCCGCCTCCTCGCCGGTCTCCGTGACCACGAGTCCCGGCTCCACGCCGGGTGGCGCGTGCACGGTCGCCTACACCACGCCCAGCGTGTGGTCGGGCGGGTTCACCGGCAACGTGGTCGTGAAGAACACCAGCACCAGCGCGCTCAACCCGTGGTCGCTGGTGTGGGACGTGCCGTCCGGTCAGTCGATCACGTCCGCGTGGTCGGCCGACGTGGTGGTGGCGAGCGGCAAGGCCACCGCCAAGGGCGTCAGCTGGAACACGTCGATCCCGGCGGGCGGCTCGGTGACCTTCGGGTTCAACGGGTCGGCCTCCGGCACCCCGGCGATACCGAGCACGTTCGCCCTCAACGGAGCGACGTGCGGCTCGGCCTGA
- a CDS encoding ROK family transcriptional regulator, which translates to MSGQARTTLHASSKAAVLDVIRAAGTISRVGLINATGFTGATISTVVRKLIDEGLVLETGRAESTGGKRRVLLQLNHASRYAIGVHLDHAGITYVLTNLGGAVVARITRPGAGTEEPALVVTRMAAEVGALVERVGVEPDRVLGVGLVTPGPLRAASGMALTPPSMRKWEDYPLDRALAKATGLPVLLDNDATAAALGEHWSGGVGGTSTSAALYMGTGIGAGLVIGGITYRGTSGNAGEIGHTCVDALGPECWCGARGCVESLAGPAAVVAAARADQSLARMVGLTGAKRARPSVAADFAAVSRAARRGEPQALAILERSARYIAVAAKNLANIMDLDVLVLTGPSFAVAGSVYLPIVRDELDRGFFARAAHRVDVRLSRSAATAPAIGGAAMVLQSELVPLHEGMRLPENLAAAEPAFLTPPSA; encoded by the coding sequence GTGAGCGGTCAGGCCCGGACGACGCTGCACGCGAGCAGCAAGGCCGCGGTGCTCGACGTGATCCGCGCGGCGGGCACGATCAGCCGGGTCGGCCTCATCAACGCCACCGGGTTCACCGGCGCCACGATCTCCACCGTCGTCCGCAAGCTCATCGACGAGGGCCTGGTGCTGGAGACCGGCCGCGCCGAGTCCACCGGCGGCAAGCGGCGGGTGCTGCTCCAGCTCAACCACGCCTCGCGGTACGCGATCGGCGTGCACCTCGACCACGCGGGCATCACCTACGTGCTCACCAACCTCGGCGGCGCCGTCGTCGCCCGGATCACCAGACCGGGCGCGGGCACCGAGGAGCCCGCGCTGGTCGTCACCCGGATGGCCGCCGAGGTCGGCGCGCTCGTCGAACGGGTCGGCGTGGAGCCGGACCGGGTGCTGGGCGTCGGCCTGGTCACCCCCGGCCCGCTGCGCGCGGCCTCCGGCATGGCGCTGACCCCGCCGTCGATGCGCAAGTGGGAGGACTACCCGCTCGACCGGGCGCTCGCGAAGGCGACCGGGCTGCCCGTGCTGCTGGACAACGACGCCACCGCCGCCGCGCTCGGCGAGCACTGGTCCGGCGGCGTCGGCGGCACGTCCACGTCCGCCGCGCTGTACATGGGCACCGGGATAGGGGCGGGCCTGGTCATCGGCGGCATCACCTACCGGGGCACCAGCGGCAACGCGGGCGAGATCGGGCACACCTGCGTCGACGCGCTGGGCCCGGAGTGCTGGTGCGGCGCCCGCGGCTGCGTGGAATCCCTCGCGGGCCCGGCGGCCGTCGTCGCGGCGGCCCGCGCCGACCAGTCGCTGGCGAGGATGGTGGGCCTCACCGGCGCCAAGCGCGCCCGCCCGTCGGTGGCCGCGGACTTCGCCGCCGTCAGCCGCGCGGCCCGGCGCGGCGAACCGCAGGCGCTCGCGATCCTGGAGCGCTCCGCGCGCTACATCGCCGTGGCGGCCAAGAACCTGGCCAACATCATGGACCTCGACGTCCTCGTCCTCACGGGTCCGAGCTTCGCCGTCGCGGGGTCGGTCTACCTGCCGATCGTGCGCGACGAGCTCGACCGCGGCTTCTTCGCCCGCGCCGCGCACCGGGTCGACGTCCGCCTGTCCCGCTCGGCCGCGACCGCGCCCGCGATCGGCGGCGCCGCCATGGTCCTGCAATCCGAGCTCGTCCCCCTGCACGAGGGCATGCGGCTCCCGGAGAACCTGGCCGCCGCCGAACCCGCCTTCCTCACCCCGCCCAGCGCCTGA
- a CDS encoding ABC transporter substrate-binding protein yields the protein MFLKAQRRRVAGLAAMALIAAGCGSSTGAKSADAETLVVYTGQSGDYQINFNPFSPTLIDGPGTIFEPLFFFNNLKADAAPKPRLGKSFSWNADGTELSVEVRGDAKWSDGQAFTAKDVVFTLDMITKNKTMNSTGFKGKATAADDTHVSIKFDEPAFMDGPQVLGKVYIVPEHLWKDIATPATDPVKNPVGTGPFLLDEFKAQAFTLKSNPGYYGGEPAVKKVRYLSLSGNQAGADALKAGQIDWQTGPVPDIKDVEKNYPGYKATITPMNQTALFTCSNAQLGCTGAQTDPAVRKAVYYGINRTQVNALAFENTSSEVSPGFAMVERDKGLLSGKLKEKTAPMNPDVAKATSLLEGAGYTKGGDGVYTKDGKALELTVKVVAGWTDYITAVDTIGQQLQQVGIKLTPQQLSWNEWSDARGRGQYELLIDSVQQGPAPDPYYTYSYFFAGANTAPAGEVANPNFGRIKDQAVDDALAALKRIDPKDTAARQPHFDAIQSRVEEIMPYIPVLTGGTTSEYNAKKFTGWPTADDLYAFPAVWSRPENSEIYMHLKPAGN from the coding sequence ATGTTCCTGAAGGCACAGCGTCGACGCGTCGCGGGCTTGGCCGCCATGGCCCTGATCGCGGCCGGGTGCGGGTCGTCCACGGGCGCCAAGTCGGCGGACGCGGAGACCCTCGTCGTCTACACCGGCCAGTCGGGCGACTACCAGATCAACTTCAACCCGTTCTCGCCGACGCTCATCGACGGCCCCGGCACGATCTTCGAACCGCTGTTCTTCTTCAACAACCTGAAGGCCGACGCGGCCCCGAAGCCGCGGCTCGGCAAGTCCTTCTCCTGGAACGCCGACGGCACCGAGCTGTCGGTGGAGGTCCGCGGCGACGCGAAGTGGTCCGACGGCCAGGCGTTCACGGCCAAGGACGTCGTGTTCACCCTGGACATGATCACCAAGAACAAGACCATGAACTCCACCGGGTTCAAGGGCAAGGCGACGGCGGCCGACGACACCCACGTGTCGATCAAGTTCGACGAGCCCGCCTTCATGGACGGCCCGCAGGTCCTCGGCAAGGTCTACATCGTCCCCGAGCACCTGTGGAAGGACATCGCGACGCCCGCGACCGACCCGGTGAAGAACCCCGTGGGCACCGGCCCGTTCCTGCTCGACGAGTTCAAGGCGCAGGCGTTCACGCTCAAGTCGAACCCCGGCTACTACGGCGGCGAGCCCGCGGTGAAGAAGGTCCGCTACCTCTCGCTGTCGGGCAACCAGGCCGGTGCCGACGCGCTCAAGGCGGGCCAGATCGACTGGCAGACCGGGCCCGTGCCCGACATCAAGGACGTCGAGAAGAACTACCCCGGCTACAAGGCGACCATCACGCCGATGAACCAGACCGCGCTGTTCACCTGCTCCAACGCCCAGCTGGGCTGCACGGGCGCCCAGACCGACCCCGCGGTGCGCAAGGCCGTCTACTACGGCATCAACCGCACCCAGGTGAACGCGCTGGCGTTCGAGAACACCTCCAGCGAGGTCTCGCCCGGTTTCGCGATGGTCGAGCGGGACAAGGGGCTGCTGTCGGGCAAGCTCAAGGAGAAGACCGCCCCGATGAACCCCGACGTCGCCAAGGCCACGAGCCTGCTGGAGGGCGCCGGGTACACCAAGGGCGGCGACGGCGTATACACCAAGGACGGCAAGGCGCTCGAATTGACGGTCAAGGTCGTCGCGGGCTGGACCGACTACATCACCGCCGTCGACACCATCGGCCAGCAGCTCCAGCAGGTCGGCATCAAGCTCACCCCGCAGCAGCTGTCCTGGAACGAGTGGTCCGACGCTCGCGGCCGCGGCCAGTACGAACTGCTGATCGACTCCGTCCAGCAGGGCCCGGCGCCCGACCCGTACTACACCTACAGCTACTTCTTCGCCGGTGCGAACACCGCTCCCGCCGGTGAGGTCGCGAACCCGAACTTCGGCCGCATCAAGGACCAGGCCGTGGACGACGCGCTGGCCGCTCTCAAGCGCATCGACCCCAAGGACACCGCCGCCCGGCAGCCGCACTTCGACGCGATCCAGAGCCGCGTCGAGGAGATCATGCCCTACATCCCGGTGCTCACCGGCGGCACGACCAGCGAGTACAACGCCAAGAAGTTCACCGGCTGGCCCACCGCCGACGACCTCTACGCGTTCCCGGCCGTCTGGTCCCGCCCCGAGAACTCCGAGATCTACATGCACCTCAAGCCCGCGGGCAACTAA
- a CDS encoding cellulase family glycosylhydrolase: MRRLMALAGTLFATLLLMATVLTPTAPADPVRPAAAGFKVTNGRLYDATGAEFVMRGVNHAHTWYASRTTKALSDIKALGANTVRVVLSSGDQWTRNDATDVANVISQCKANKLICVLEVHDTTGYGEQAAAVTLAKAVDYWISVQSAMTGQEAYTILNIGNEPWGNTNTAAWTADTKTAIGRLRAAGFTHTLMVDAPNWGQDWSFTMRDNAASVFASDTLRNTMFSIHMYGVFDTAAEITDYLGRFVSAGLPILVGEFGNTHSDGDVDEDTIFSYTQAQKLGYLGWSWSGNGGGVEYLDMATGFDATQLSAWGQRIFNGANGIKATSREAAVFGGGGGGDTTAPTKPGTPTTTGVTASGAALSWAASTDAVGVTGYDVVRVSGTTETALASSSTASATLTGLTASTAYTVAVYARDAAGNRSTRSGTVAFTTSAGTGTGSCAVAYKVASQWQGGFGADVTIRNTGTAAVNGWTLRWTFANGQTVTQMWGATATQSGTQVSAVNAPYTAAIPAGGSVAFGFNGSWTGTNAAPTAFTLNGASCAGS; encoded by the coding sequence ATGAGAAGACTGATGGCACTGGCGGGCACGCTGTTCGCCACCCTGCTCCTGATGGCCACCGTGCTGACCCCGACAGCCCCCGCGGACCCCGTGCGACCGGCGGCGGCCGGGTTCAAGGTCACCAACGGGCGGCTCTACGACGCGACCGGCGCGGAGTTCGTGATGCGCGGGGTCAACCACGCGCACACCTGGTACGCCTCCCGCACCACGAAGGCGCTCTCCGACATCAAGGCGCTGGGCGCCAACACGGTCCGGGTCGTGCTCAGCTCGGGCGACCAGTGGACGCGCAACGACGCGACCGACGTGGCCAACGTGATCTCCCAGTGCAAGGCGAACAAGCTCATCTGCGTGCTGGAGGTGCACGACACCACCGGGTACGGCGAGCAGGCCGCCGCCGTCACGCTGGCCAAGGCCGTCGACTACTGGATCAGCGTCCAGAGCGCGATGACCGGCCAGGAGGCGTACACGATCCTCAACATCGGCAACGAGCCGTGGGGCAACACGAACACCGCGGCGTGGACCGCGGACACCAAGACCGCGATCGGCAGGCTGCGCGCGGCCGGGTTCACCCACACGCTGATGGTGGACGCCCCGAACTGGGGCCAGGACTGGTCCTTCACCATGCGCGACAACGCGGCCTCGGTGTTCGCCAGCGACACCCTGCGCAACACCATGTTCTCCATCCACATGTACGGCGTGTTCGACACCGCCGCCGAGATCACCGACTACCTGGGCCGGTTCGTCAGCGCGGGCCTGCCGATCCTGGTGGGGGAGTTCGGCAACACCCACTCCGACGGCGACGTGGACGAGGACACGATCTTCTCCTACACCCAGGCGCAGAAGCTCGGCTACCTCGGCTGGTCGTGGAGCGGGAACGGCGGCGGCGTCGAGTACCTCGACATGGCCACCGGGTTCGACGCGACGCAGCTGAGCGCGTGGGGTCAGCGCATCTTCAACGGCGCCAACGGGATCAAGGCGACCTCGCGCGAGGCGGCGGTCTTCGGAGGTGGCGGCGGCGGTGACACGACCGCGCCCACCAAGCCCGGCACCCCGACCACGACGGGCGTCACGGCGAGCGGTGCCGCGCTGTCCTGGGCCGCGTCCACCGACGCCGTCGGCGTGACCGGCTACGACGTGGTGCGGGTCAGCGGCACCACGGAAACCGCGCTCGCGTCCAGTTCCACGGCCTCGGCGACCCTCACCGGGCTCACGGCGAGCACCGCCTACACGGTCGCCGTCTACGCCCGCGACGCCGCGGGCAACCGGTCCACCCGGTCCGGCACCGTCGCGTTCACCACGTCGGCGGGCACCGGCACCGGTTCCTGCGCGGTGGCCTACAAGGTCGCCAGCCAGTGGCAGGGCGGTTTCGGCGCCGACGTGACGATCCGCAACACGGGGACGGCCGCGGTCAACGGCTGGACCCTGCGCTGGACCTTCGCCAACGGCCAGACCGTCACCCAGATGTGGGGCGCGACGGCCACCCAGTCCGGCACCCAGGTGAGCGCCGTGAACGCCCCGTACACCGCGGCCATCCCGGCGGGCGGCTCGGTGGCCTTCGGCTTCAACGGCTCCTGGACCGGCACCAACGCGGCCCCGACCGCCTTCACCCTCAACGGCGCGTCGTGCGCCGGTTCGTGA
- a CDS encoding glycoside hydrolase family 9 protein, with protein sequence MFALVVPAHDAQAAPAFNYGDALQKSVWFYDAQRSGKLPADNRVSWRGDSALNDGSDVGLDLTGGFYDAGDHVKFGLPFASSMSMLAWGAVENRQAYADSGQLAALRANLKWGTDWIIKAHPSPNVVYGQVGTGSPDHAWWGSAEVMPMARPSYKVDASCPGSDLAGEYAAALASSSMVFAATDPTYAATLLTHAKQLYSFADTYRGKYSACITDASSYYNSWSGYQDELVWGAIWLYRATGDATYLTKAKNEYPKLGTEPQSTERSYKWTIAWDDKSYGAYVLMAQLTGEQTYLTDANRWLDFWTTGYNGNRVRYSPGGQAVLDSWGSLRYAANTAFVALVHSDWLKTRDAARATTYHDFAVRQIDYALGDNPRNSSYVVGFGANPPRNPHHRTAHGSWADSIAEPVTSRHVLYGALVGGPSTNNDAYTDSRTDYVANEVALDYNAGFTGALARLYREYGGTPSAGFPVAETTDGPELTTQAAVSQSNVGFTEIKSYVLNRSAWPARVFNGSLRYYFTLDGTTTADQITVTTNYNQCGAASKPLRHSGNVYYVEIPCTGVSPAGQSAYRKEVQFRLTSSGTWDPTNDWSYQGLPVGNVTPTQTSRLVLVQDGKVVWGTPPDGTSTPDTAAPTVPSGLSASAIGGTGFTLRWTASTDDVGVAGYDVLRADSTAVGTATGTTYTATGLTPSTTYRFSVRARDAAGNTSAASTQISVTTTAGGGGGGTFAVQQRGDGAARDSQIRAVLQFANRGTTALPLSGVTLRYWFTGDTPSPSYQVFCDWAVIGCAQVKAEVVKLATPRTGADAYLQVTFTGGSVAPGATSGDLQFRFAKADWSAFDQSDDHSYRVSASWADHDRVTAYTGGALAWGVEP encoded by the coding sequence AAGTCGGTCTGGTTCTACGACGCGCAGCGCTCGGGCAAGCTGCCCGCCGACAACCGCGTGTCCTGGCGCGGCGACTCCGCGCTCAACGACGGCTCCGACGTCGGCCTCGACCTGACCGGCGGCTTCTACGACGCGGGCGACCACGTGAAGTTCGGGCTGCCCTTCGCCTCCAGCATGTCGATGCTCGCCTGGGGCGCGGTGGAGAACCGGCAGGCCTACGCCGACTCCGGCCAGCTCGCCGCGCTGCGGGCGAACCTCAAGTGGGGCACCGACTGGATCATCAAGGCGCACCCGTCGCCCAACGTGGTCTACGGCCAGGTCGGCACCGGGTCTCCCGACCACGCCTGGTGGGGCTCCGCCGAGGTCATGCCGATGGCCAGGCCGTCCTACAAGGTCGACGCGTCCTGCCCCGGCTCCGACCTCGCGGGCGAGTACGCCGCCGCGCTGGCGTCGTCGTCGATGGTGTTCGCCGCCACCGACCCGACGTACGCGGCCACCCTGCTCACCCACGCCAAGCAGCTCTACTCCTTCGCCGACACCTACCGGGGCAAGTACAGCGCCTGCATCACCGACGCGAGCTCGTACTACAACTCCTGGAGCGGCTACCAGGACGAGCTGGTGTGGGGCGCGATCTGGCTCTACCGCGCCACCGGCGACGCCACCTACCTCACCAAGGCCAAGAACGAGTACCCGAAGCTCGGCACCGAGCCGCAGAGCACCGAGCGGTCCTACAAGTGGACGATCGCCTGGGACGACAAGTCCTACGGCGCCTACGTGCTGATGGCGCAGCTGACCGGTGAGCAGACCTACCTCACCGACGCCAACCGCTGGCTCGACTTCTGGACCACCGGCTACAACGGCAACCGGGTGCGGTACTCGCCGGGCGGCCAGGCCGTGCTCGACAGCTGGGGGTCGCTGCGCTACGCGGCCAACACCGCGTTCGTCGCGCTGGTGCACAGCGACTGGCTCAAGACCAGGGACGCCGCCCGTGCCACCACCTACCACGACTTCGCGGTCCGGCAGATCGACTACGCGCTCGGCGACAACCCGCGCAACTCCAGCTACGTGGTCGGGTTCGGCGCCAACCCGCCGCGCAACCCGCACCACCGCACCGCGCACGGGTCGTGGGCGGACAGCATCGCCGAACCGGTCACCAGCAGGCACGTGCTCTACGGCGCGCTGGTCGGCGGGCCGAGCACGAACAACGACGCCTACACCGACAGCCGCACCGACTACGTGGCCAACGAGGTGGCGCTGGACTACAACGCCGGGTTCACCGGCGCGCTGGCCCGGCTCTACCGCGAGTACGGCGGCACCCCGTCGGCGGGCTTCCCGGTCGCCGAGACCACGGACGGCCCCGAGCTGACCACGCAGGCGGCGGTGAGCCAGAGCAACGTCGGCTTCACCGAGATCAAGTCCTACGTCCTCAACAGGTCCGCGTGGCCCGCCAGGGTCTTCAACGGCTCCCTGCGCTACTACTTCACCCTCGACGGCACGACCACCGCGGACCAGATCACCGTCACCACCAACTACAACCAGTGCGGGGCCGCGAGCAAGCCGTTGCGGCACAGCGGGAACGTCTACTACGTCGAGATCCCGTGCACGGGCGTCTCCCCGGCGGGCCAGTCGGCCTACCGCAAGGAGGTCCAGTTCCGGCTCACCAGCAGCGGGACGTGGGACCCGACCAACGACTGGTCCTACCAGGGTCTGCCGGTCGGCAACGTCACGCCCACCCAGACGAGCAGGCTGGTGCTCGTGCAGGACGGGAAGGTGGTGTGGGGCACTCCCCCCGACGGCACCAGCACCCCCGACACCGCCGCACCGACCGTCCCGAGTGGACTGAGCGCGTCCGCGATCGGCGGCACCGGCTTCACGCTGCGGTGGACCGCTTCCACCGACGACGTCGGCGTCGCGGGCTACGACGTGCTGCGAGCCGACAGCACGGCGGTCGGCACGGCGACGGGAACCACCTACACCGCGACGGGCCTGACCCCGTCGACCACGTACCGGTTCTCGGTGCGGGCCCGCGACGCGGCGGGCAACACCTCCGCCGCGAGCACGCAGATCTCCGTGACGACCACCGCGGGCGGTGGCGGTGGCGGCACGTTCGCCGTGCAGCAGCGCGGTGACGGAGCGGCGCGGGACAGCCAGATCCGGGCCGTCCTCCAGTTCGCCAACCGCGGCACGACGGCGCTGCCGCTGAGCGGCGTGACCCTGCGCTACTGGTTCACCGGCGACACGCCTTCCCCGTCCTACCAGGTGTTCTGCGACTGGGCGGTGATCGGCTGCGCCCAGGTGAAGGCCGAGGTGGTCAAGCTCGCCACGCCGAGGACCGGCGCGGACGCCTACCTCCAGGTCACGTTCACCGGTGGCTCGGTGGCACCCGGTGCCACGAGCGGCGACCTCCAGTTCCGCTTCGCCAAGGCGGACTGGTCGGCGTTCGACCAGTCCGACGACCACAGCTACCGGGTCTCCGCCTCCTGGGCGGACCACGACCGCGTGACCGCCTACACCGGCGGCGCGCTCGCCTGGGGCGTCGAGCCCTAG
- a CDS encoding cellulose binding domain-containing protein — protein sequence MSTSSGRPTARSTVVMLAVAALALAGAVTVVANTGTAPASAAELSAAAPVEDEGADCPVTLPGSTPSNAKLPDPFTRINGTRITAKSDWRCRRTEIRKLAEKTVYGEKPGKPTTVTGTVSSSNLTVNVSHNGKSSSFSAKVELPSGSGPFPVVVVLGGFGADTATIKAAGAAVINYDPYAVGKEGTARNNKQGAFYSVYGATSTTGLLAAWSWGVSRMIDVIETSGGTILKADAVGVTGCSRFGKGAFVIGAFDQRIALTMPIESGSAGAPIFRGIPGEGAQSLSSAYGEQPWLGDAFGSYTSNPNGLPVDTHEIVAMVAPRGLFIMDNPHIANLGPKSASVAALGGAEVYKALGAGDNITYWSDITDGNHCANRAEWKTPLQQNIQKFLLKTGNAAGQIRISSKAAGNLAQWRDWTTPTLTDGPGDPTTTTSTTTTTTTTTTTTTTPPPAGGGCSASVSLNQWADGFVATVKVTAGASAVTGWTVGMTLPLGATVTNAWNVNRSGNTGAVRFTNVGFNGAIAAGQSTEFGYQATGTGAGMTPTCSAG from the coding sequence GTGAGCACCAGCTCAGGCCGCCCCACAGCGCGGTCCACGGTCGTCATGCTGGCGGTGGCGGCACTCGCGCTCGCGGGCGCTGTGACCGTGGTGGCGAACACCGGCACCGCCCCCGCTTCCGCCGCCGAGCTCTCGGCGGCCGCCCCCGTCGAGGACGAGGGCGCCGACTGCCCGGTGACCCTGCCCGGCTCCACCCCGTCCAACGCGAAGCTGCCCGACCCGTTCACCAGGATCAACGGCACCCGGATCACCGCGAAGTCGGACTGGCGGTGTCGACGCACCGAGATCCGCAAGCTCGCGGAGAAGACCGTCTACGGCGAGAAGCCCGGCAAGCCGACCACCGTCACGGGCACGGTGTCCAGCAGCAACCTCACGGTCAACGTGTCGCACAACGGCAAGTCCTCCAGCTTCTCGGCCAAGGTCGAACTGCCCAGCGGGTCCGGTCCGTTCCCGGTCGTGGTGGTGTTGGGCGGGTTCGGCGCGGACACGGCCACCATCAAGGCGGCCGGCGCGGCGGTGATCAACTACGACCCGTACGCGGTGGGCAAGGAAGGCACGGCCCGCAACAACAAGCAGGGCGCGTTCTACAGCGTCTACGGCGCCACCAGCACCACCGGCCTGTTGGCCGCGTGGTCGTGGGGGGTGAGCCGGATGATCGACGTCATCGAGACCTCCGGCGGCACCATCCTCAAAGCCGACGCCGTCGGTGTGACCGGGTGCTCGCGGTTCGGCAAGGGCGCGTTCGTGATCGGCGCGTTCGACCAGCGGATCGCGTTGACGATGCCGATCGAGTCCGGCAGCGCCGGCGCCCCGATCTTCCGCGGCATCCCCGGCGAAGGCGCCCAAAGCCTGAGCAGCGCCTACGGCGAACAACCCTGGCTCGGTGACGCGTTCGGGTCGTACACCAGCAACCCCAACGGGTTGCCGGTGGACACCCACGAGATCGTCGCCATGGTGGCACCGCGCGGGTTGTTCATCATGGACAACCCCCACATCGCCAACCTGGGCCCGAAATCCGCCAGCGTCGCCGCGTTGGGTGGTGCCGAGGTCTACAAGGCGTTGGGCGCCGGGGACAACATCACCTATTGGTCCGACATCACCGACGGCAACCACTGCGCCAACCGGGCGGAGTGGAAGACGCCGTTGCAGCAGAACATCCAGAAGTTCCTGCTCAAGACCGGCAACGCGGCGGGGCAGATCAGGATCTCCAGCAAGGCCGCGGGCAACCTGGCGCAGTGGCGGGACTGGACCACCCCCACCCTGACCGACGGCCCCGGTGACCCGACCACGACCACGAGCACTACGACCACTACGACCACCACGACCACGACGACGACCACGCCTCCGCCCGCCGGCGGTGGCTGCTCGGCGTCGGTGTCGCTCAACCAGTGGGCGGACGGGTTCGTCGCCACGGTGAAGGTCACCGCGGGAGCGTCGGCGGTGACCGGCTGGACCGTCGGCATGACCCTGCCCTTGGGGGCGACCGTGACCAACGCCTGGAACGTCAACCGCAGCGGCAACACCGGCGCGGTGCGGTTCACCAACGTCGGGTTCAACGGGGCCATCGCCGCGGGGCAGTCGACGGAGTTCGGTTACCAGGCGACGGGAACCGGTGCGGGAATGACACCCACCTGCTCGGCCGGGTAG